The DNA region GACTCTCCCTGGTTTTGACGTCATTCTTATGCTTTCGACACGTCATCGAACGGTTCACTTTCGTTCGTCTCCTTGATTCTCATCTGACAAGTTTTATCTTGCCTTTTCCTCAACGTTCACCACAAGGGCTCTTTACCCTTGCAGCTTGAGGCGATTTGAAGCCTGCGCCTGTAAGCCGGCTCCGAGGGGCCTTCCCTCATCTTTTGTGCAGCACCGCACTTCCCGGATTACTCCCTTTCAGTGCATTCGTGGCACACAATCATCGGCAAATCGTATGAGCCGGGCCATGCCTGTGCAGCTCTTGCGGTAAACCTTCTCAAACCAGAGATCAAGGGCATAGTGAAGATAGATATTTGCCAGAAGCGGAGAAATAACCCCACCTTGGGGCGTTCCCTCGTCGCTGACCGTTACACTTCCATCTTCCGCTACCCCTGCCTTGAGGAATCGTTTCACCATGCGTTGAATCCTCTTGTCCTCAACCCGGTGCGCCAGAAATTTCATCAGCCATTCCTGATTCACATTATCGAAAAAGCCTTTGATATCGGCCTCCACGACGTGGTTGATCGGCTTGTTCTCCACCGTCTCGCTCAAGGCTTTGAGCGCATCATGACAGCTTCGTCGCGGCCGGAATCCGTACGAGTCATTTATAAAATCCTGCTCGTACACTTGCTCCAGTATCCGCACAAGCCCTGCCTGCACAAGTTTGTCTTCAAAACACGGTATCCCCAAGGGGCGTTGTTTGGAACTGCCCGGCTTGGGTATATAGACGCGCCGAACAGGTTGCGGTATATACGCCATCCGGTGCAACCGATCTATCAAGTTTGACAGATTGGCTTCCAGATTCTCGGCGTACATATCCTTGGTCATTTCGTCAATGCCTGCGGCTGCATTTTTTCGCAGCCGCTTAAAGCATCCCCGTAACAGTTCCTCATTCATCAGGTGATAAAGACTGGTGAACTTGAATCCCGGCTCATTACGGGCCTTCTCTGCTATGCGGTGCAGTTTCGTTTCCACCGGCTCTCCGCTTCCGTGAACGGCCAATGTTTCCTCACCCCGCGCTGACATGTGTAGCTTCCTTTCCTCCAGCGGCATTACCCGCCTTCACTGGTACTACGAAGCTATCCGACTCCCTGTGCCTCATCTGCCTTTCTCCCTCTTCAGTTGTCCGGCATACTCTCTTTGCTCCGAGAGAAGCACAGGGCCTCCCGGGTTGCCGTGTAATCACAATGTCAAACATGCCATGGTCTCTGACCCCGAGGAAGCAGACATTCCTTGCCTTTAGCGGAAATGCCTGTGTTGACTTCCACTTCTATTACAGTGTCGTCCTTCCCATCGCGACAATTACGAGGCTCAATCCCTTCTGCCTTGCGGCTTACGGCCTATCTGCTCGCTGTCCTACGCTTAAAACTGACTGTTACCAGTCAGCCTCCAAGGACTCGCTACCCGGTGGATGGCCTTCCTTCCGGGGCGGGGTTCACACCCGCTTGATCACACGACCTTGCCCGGCCGCACAATAGAAATATCCCACGGCAATTTTGTTCTATCGTGAGAAGAGCAAGTACTATGGGGGATACATGCCTTTGGGCAGTAAGCGTCTGACGAACCCATCTTTTTCGCGCCTGAGCCATGCCGGGCGATGCAATCGAAGCCGACGCAACAAGGGATTGAAAATAACTGACATATTGTCTCTCGTGTTCAACAGTTTTCCCTCCTCCAGTTCATGTCGAAGGCCGCCTCGATCAGACGCCGATCAGCGCATCTTGACCAGCGGAGGGAGTTTTCCGGCG from Syntrophales bacterium includes:
- a CDS encoding reverse transcriptase domain-containing protein; the protein is MSARGEETLAVHGSGEPVETKLHRIAEKARNEPGFKFTSLYHLMNEELLRGCFKRLRKNAAAGIDEMTKDMYAENLEANLSNLIDRLHRMAYIPQPVRRVYIPKPGSSKQRPLGIPCFEDKLVQAGLVRILEQVYEQDFINDSYGFRPRRSCHDALKALSETVENKPINHVVEADIKGFFDNVNQEWLMKFLAHRVEDKRIQRMVKRFLKAGVAEDGSVTVSDEGTPQGGVISPLLANIYLHYALDLWFEKVYRKSCTGMARLIRFADDCVPRMH